One genomic region from Uloborus diversus isolate 005 chromosome 2, Udiv.v.3.1, whole genome shotgun sequence encodes:
- the LOC129216566 gene encoding uncharacterized protein LOC129216566 yields MAREKMFDPAFQKSFTEAILKENKIRVNWHVQHGDRRKGTLGPCGWDDEPDDDDDDFVPKEDEDVLPAEPIVSTTDQLEPRIPKILSEDEDNQEFSVPELMKPVPLETKRLIYKGG; encoded by the exons ATGGCTCGAGAAAAAATGTTTGACCCtgcttttcagaaaagtttcacTGAAGCCATTCTTAAAGAAAATAAG ATACGAGTCAACTGGCATGTACAGCATGGCGATCGGCGCAAAGGAACTTTAGGGCCTTGTGGCTGGGATGACGAACCTGACGACGATGACGATGACTTTGTTCCAAAGGAGGACGAAGACGTTCTGCCAGCCGAGCCCATTGTCTCCACCACAGATCAGCTGGAGCCAAGAATACCCAAGATTTTATCAGAGGACGAGGATAATCAGGAATTTAGTGTTCCCGAGCTCATGAAACCTGTGCCCCTGGAGACGAAAAGGCTAATTTATAAAGGTGggtaa
- the LOC129217362 gene encoding proteoglycan 4-like, with protein MVENRLVLCLCCYFVLGGVLGQDVTNSLTETVTESSDWTRSHPVDWDTHSTATIPDTNQGTLFQNEAYSSLTDEWKSYLISQTPFGARLSQNRQPETENPRSDVQNTGTEILNLTLPEETYQQLSRSPIESPVLSYPYTQFFYPSMYHLEPSGLTNHPFSSLSRTPNYSAPFVNPLFYDTAGREPEYLPTGNFPFPAYYFPSAQNLRDVENAALPTAYPVPNFYYPYYPTASNSNEKVNSPTINVFVRPPFTNQEGSSAAQEENAAALSYQPSKPIESNSQKEIRPAEVPVSEESFPLESLPPAQSIPYGEFPLPFGIFPQGMFPPAPIFNTDALPPVVQEIPPQRFQEIPPQRFQEIPPQRFQEIPPQRFQEIPQQKLPNTPVLPAEEIPANPVPAVANLETEEVPSESFPSTIPLESVAPKEVPIPLIPKTQEQIDNSQYGFGFLMNDGNGSGQSRQEISNGDGTVKGRYSYTDPFGMYRVVNYVADRNGFRAVVHSNEPGVANPGSADVMVIAEPPPPHALAEGAKKPELIPIIVPDEPVDLTAQGSELKDQISKR; from the coding sequence ATGGTAGAAAATCGCTTGGTCTTGTGTCTGTGTTGTTATTTCGTTCTGGGAGGTGTTCTTGGACAAGATGTGACCAATAGTTTGACGGAAACAGTGACTGAATCTTCAGACTGGACTCGATCGCATCCAGTGGATTGGGATACGCATTCTACTGCTACCATTCCGGACACTAACCAGGGGACGTTATTTCAGAATGAAGCTTACTCGTCACTTACAGACGAATGGAAGTCatatttaatttctcaaactccATTTGGAGCTAGACTGTCTCAAAATCGCCAACCAGAAACGGAAAACCCGAGATCAGATGTACAAAACACTggtactgaaattttaaatctaacttTACCTGAAGAAACATACCAGCAGTTATCTCGAAGTCCTATTGAATCACCTGTTCTGTCCTATCCTTATACGCAATTCTTCTATCCCTCCATGTATCATTTAGAGCCAAGTGGATTAACCAACCACCCTTTTTCTAGTTTAAGCAGAACACCAAACTATTCTGCGCCTTTTGTGAACCCATTATTTTATGATACTGCTGGAAGGGAACCGGAATATTTGCCGACAGGGAACTTTCCTTTCCCAGCGTATTACTTTCCATCTGCTCAGAATTTAAGGGACGTTGAAAATGCAGCATTACCAACAGCATATCCTGTCCCTAATTTCTACTATCCATATTATCCAACAGCATCAAATAGCAATGAAAAGGTTAACTCTCCTACAATTAATGTATTCGTTAGGCCTCCCTTTACAAACCAAGAAGGAAGCTCGGCAGCACAGGAGGAAAATGCGGCAGCGCTATCATATCAGCCGTCTAAACCTATTGAAAGTAactctcaaaaagaaattagaCCTGCTGAAGTGCCGGTGTCAGAAGAATCATTTCCACTTGAATCGTTGCCTCCTGCGCAATCGATACCATATGGGGAATTTCCATTGCCTTTTGGAATATTTCCACAAGGAATGTTTCCACCAGCACCTATTTTTAACACTGATGCTCTGCCACCAGTTGTTCAAGAGATACCGCCACAGAGATTTCAAGAGATACCACCCCAGAGATTTCAAGAGATACCACCCCAGAGATTTCAGGAAATACCACCTCAGAGATTTCAAGAAATACCACAACAGAAATTACCTAACACTCCCGTATTACCAGCTGAAGAAATTCCAGCAAATCCTGTTCCCGCAGTAGCGAATTTAGAAACGGAGGAAGTGCCTTCTGAATCTTTTCCCTCGACGATTCCTTTAGAATCAGTTGCTCCAAAAGAGGTTCCGATTCCACTTATACCCAAAACACAAGAACAAATAGACAATTCGCAATATGGATTTGGATTCCTCATGAATGATGGCAACGGCAGCGGACAGTCAAGGCAGGAAATTTCCAACGGGGACGGAACAGTTAAAGGACGTTATAGTTACACTGATCCATTTGGAATGTACCGTGTTGTAAACTATGTGGCCGACAGAAATGGTTTTCGAGCTGTCGTTCACAGTAACGAGCCTGGAGTAGCAAATCCAGGAAGTGCCGATGTGATGGTCATAGCAGAACCCCCTCCTCCCCATGCACTAGCTGAAGGGGCCAAGAAACCAGAACTTATACCAATTATAGTTCCCGATGAGCCTGTAGACTTAACTGCTCAAGGCTCAGAATTGAAGGATCAAATAAGTAAGAGATAA